In Choloepus didactylus isolate mChoDid1 chromosome X, mChoDid1.pri, whole genome shotgun sequence, a genomic segment contains:
- the LOC119522980 gene encoding LOW QUALITY PROTEIN: nucleosome assembly protein 1-like 1 (The sequence of the model RefSeq protein was modified relative to this genomic sequence to represent the inferred CDS: inserted 1 base in 1 codon): MADIDNKEQSELDQDLDDVEEVEEETGEETKIKACQLTVQMMQNPRILAALQERLDGLVETPTGYIESLPRVVKRRVNALKNLQVKCAQIQAKFYEEVHDLERKYAVLYQPLFDKRFEIISAIYEPTEEECEWKPDEEDEISEELKEKAKIEEEKKDEEKEDPKGIPEFWLTVFKNVDLLSDMVQEHDEPILKHLKDIKVKFSDAGQPMSFVLEFHFEPNEYFTNEVLTKTYRMRSEPDDSDPFSFDGPEIMGCTXCQIDWKKGKNVTLKTIKKKQKHKGCGTVRTVTKTVSNDSFFIFFAPLEVSESGDLDDAAEDFEIGHFLRERIIPRSVLYFTGEAIEDDDDDYDEEGEEADEEGEEERDEENDSDYDPKKEQNPAECKQQ; the protein is encoded by the exons ATGGCAGACATTGACAACAAAGAACAGTCTGAACTTGATCAAGATTTGGATGATGTTGAAGAAGTAGAAGAAGAAACTGgtgaagaaacaaaaatcaaagcaTGTCAGCTGACTGTTCAAATGATGCAAAATCCTCGGATTCTTGCAGCCCTTCAAGAAAGACTTGATGGTCTGGTAGAAACACCAACAGGATACATTGAAAGCTTGCCTAGGGTAGTTAAAAGACGAGTGAATGCCCTCAAAAACCTTCAAGTTAAATGTGCACAGATACAGGCCAAATTCTATGAGGAAGTTCATGATCTTGAAAGAAAGTATGCTGTTCTCTATCAGCCTCTATTTGATAAGCGATTTGAGATCATCAGTGCAATTTATGAACCTACAGAAGAAGAATGTGAATGGAAACCAGATGAGGAAGATGAAATTTCAGAGGAGCTGAAAGAAAAGGCCAAgattgaagaagagaaaaaggatgaagaaaaagaagaccccaaaggAATTCCTGAATTTTGGTTGACTGTTTTTAAGAATGTTGACTTGCTGAGTGATATGGTTCAGGAACATGATGAACCTATTCTGAAGCACTTGAAGGATATTAAAGTGAAGTTCTCAGACGCTGGTCAGCCTATGAGTTTTGTCTTAGAATTTCACTTTGAACCCAATGAGTATTTCACAAATGAAGTGTTGACAAAGACATATAGGATGAGGTCAGAACCAGATGATTCTGATCCCTTTTCTTTTGATGGACCAGAAATTATGGGTTGTA GGTGTCAGATAGattggaaaaaaggaaagaatgtcaCTTTGAAAACCATTAAGAAGAAGCAGAAACACAAGGGATGTGGGACAGTTCGTACTGTGACTAAAACCGTCTCCAATgactctttctttattttttttgctcCTCTTGAAGTTTCTGAGAGTGGAGATCTGGATGATGCTGCTGAAGACTTTGAGATTGGCCACTTTCTACGTGAGCGTATAATCCCAAGATCAGTGTTATACTTTACTGGAGAAGCTattgaagatgatgatgatgattatgatgaagaaggtgaagaagcagatgaggaaggggaggaagaacgAGACGAGGAAAATGATTCAGACTATGACCCCAAGAAGGAACAAAATCCAGCAGAGTGCAAGCAGCAGTGA